GGAATATTCTCTTTCCGTGGATAACCTTTTTGTGTTCATCATGATCTTTGCAAAGTTCAGGATACAGTCCCAGTACCAACCCATGATCTTAAAATGGGGGATCATAGGCGCATTGATCTTTAGAGCAGCGATGATCTTCTCTGGCGCAGAACTAGTCTCCAGATTTGAATGGATACTTTATATCTTCGGATTCTTACTACTCTACTCCGCTTGGAAAATGTTCTTCCACGATGAAGAAGAGGACTTCGATCCGGAGGAAATGAAACTTCTGAAGTACGCTCGTAAAATTCTTCCAATGTCCAAAACATTCCATCCGGAAAAGTTTTTGGTAAAAGAACATGGAAAGACTCTTTTTACTTCTACATTCTTAATCCTGATCGTTGTGGAATTTAGCGATATTCTTTTCGCGATCGATTCTATTCCTGCGATATTCTCCATTACACAAGATAGTTTTATTATCTATACTTCTAACGTATTCGCGATCCTAGGACTCAGATCTTTATTCTTCCTTTTGGGAGGAGTAATGGAACTGTTTGTACACCTAAAAAAAGGTGTTTCACTTCTACTTGCTTTCGTAGGAGTAAAACTTCTTCTTCCTGCATTTTCCGGATATGTTTTTGGAAGAGTGATCCATGTTTCTATCGAGATCTCCTTGGTGGTGATTGTAGGAACTCTAACACTTTCCATACTCGCTTCTATTCCTCATTATCTTAAAACGAAAAAAGAAGGAGCCTGACGGCAAATCGAATGGCATCAGAAAAACTTTTCTCCGAATTTCCACCGGTTTCTACCGAAGAATGGACGAACCTGATCCAGAAGGATTTAAAGGGCGCGGACTTCGAAAAAAAACTGGTCTGGGAAACCCAAGAAGGATTTAAGATCCAGCCGTTTTATAGAAAAGAAAATCTAAAAGGAAAGGAATGGCTCCTTTCCAATCTTCCCGGAAAATTTCCTTATCTTAGATCTACCCGCAAACTTACAAACGATTGGAGTATCAGACAGGACATCGATACTCCTGATCTAAAAACCGCAAAAGAATTAGCAGTAGAAGCAATCTCCAATGGAGTTTCTGCTCTGGGACTCGTGCTCGCAGATGTCGGTTCAGGCAGAAAAGGGATCCAAATCAAAAATGAAAAGGATCTTGCTTTCTTATTGGAAGGCTTACCTCTTAACGAGATCACTCTTCATTTTGTAGCAGAAGAGAAATCTCCTGAACTTTATTCCTGGCTTCCTAAAAACCAAACTCTTGTGGGGGGACTCGGTTACGATCCTTACAGAATTCTTGCAAGACAAGGTCATTCGGGCGGTCACGGCCCGGAAACTTTAAAACCGATCTTAACCGAACTTGCAAGTAAATGGAAAAATTTCAGAGCACTGACAGTTCATTCTTCTACATTTAGAGATAGCGGCTCTACAATTGTCCAAGAGCTCGCTTATACTTTGGCGCTCGGTTCCGAATACTTGTATCGTTTAGGAGAATTAGGTGTTTCTCCAGAAGTAGTTAACTCTCAGACAATCTTCCAATTTACGATCGGTCCTGATTATTTCTTAGAGATAGCAAAGTTCAGAGCAGCAAGAACCTTATGGGCGGAGATATTTTCTTCTTATTCTTCCGATAAGGGAGAGGCTTCTCTTCCGTTTATAGAAGCGGAAACTGCAAGGTATAATTATGGGATCTACGATCTTCATAATAATATTTTAAGAGGAACCACTGAGGCAATTTCTGCTGCGATCGGCGGCGCCGAGGTAATCAATGTTCTCCCATTCGATCATCTATTACAACCTGCGGATTCTTTCTCTCTTAGGATCGCAAGAAACGTTCAGCTGCTTCTAAAACATGAATCTTATTTAGATAAGGTTGCTGATCCTTCTTCGGGTTCCTATTATATAGAAACGATTACCGATCAGATCACTGAGCAAGCTTGGAAATTGTTTACTGAAGTGGAGAAGGATGGAGGATTCTTAGAATGCCTAAAATCCGGTAAGATCCAATCTTCAATTTTGGAATCCAGAAAGAAGAAGGAAGAAAACTACTCTACTCGTAAAGAGATCTTCCTTGGAACCAATCAATATCCGAATTCTAAAGATAAGATCCAAAACAAAGATCTAAATAAAAATATCAAGTCTCCTTCTCTCTCTTCTACTCCTAACGAACTCAAAGTGACTGCACTTCCTGAGTTTTTTGCGGGAGATGCAATCGAAGAGATCCGTATGAAAACGGAAAACTACGAAACCAAAAACAAAACTTCCGTTAAAGTACTCCTTCTTCCTTTAGGAGACTTAAAAATGAAAAAGGCAAGAGCGATCTTCTCTTTAAACTTCTTAGGATGTGCTGGATTTAACGTAATCGACCCGGGAAGTTATGAAACTTCCGAAGAAGCGATTGCAGGTATCCAGAAAGAAAATCCTCAGATGATAGTCTTCTGTAGTTCCGACGAAGAAGTAACATCTTATGTAAAGGATATTCTTCCTAAATTAAAATCCAAACCGCTTGCTTATGTAGCCGGTTATCCAAAAGAAATTCTTCCCGAACTGGAATCCGCAGGTGTGAACGGATTCCTTCATGTTCGATCCAATCTATTAGAAACACTTTCCGATCTTCAAAAAAGGCTGGGAATCCAATGAAAAGACCTACATTCTCCCCTAACAGAACTCCAGCAACAGGAGATACTAAATTCGAATCCTGGTCCAAAGAGGCCTTGGACGAATTAGGACTTTCTAAATTAGAAGAAACGATTTGGAATACTCCTGAAAAAGTCCCTGTTAAGCCGGTATACGTTCCTAAAGACGTAGAATCTTTGGAACACTTAGATTATGCCGCAGGAATTCCTCCTTTTTTAAGAGGACCCTACTCTACAATGTATGTCCAACAACCTTGGACAATCCGTCAGTACGCAGGATTTTCCACCGCTGAAGAATCCAACGCATTCTATCGCAGAAACTTAGCAGCAGGACAAAAAGGTCTTTCTGTTGCATTCGACTTAGCGACTCACAGAGGATACGACTCAGATCATGAAAGAGTTTTAGGTGACGTAGGAAAAGCTGGAGTTGCGATCGATTCGGTTCTGGACATGAAGATACTCTTCGATCAGATCCCTTTAGATCAGATGTCAGTTTCCATGACAATGAATGGAGCTGTAATTCCAACACTCGCTTTTTATATCGTAGCTGCGGAAGAACAGGGAGTAAAACCGGAACAACTTTCAGGCACTATCCAAAATGATATCTTAAAAGAGTTCATGGTACGAAATACCTATATTTATCCTCCTGAACCTTCCATGAGGATTATTGCGGATATTTTTAAATATACCACTGACTTCATGCCTAAGTTCAACTCCATCTCCATCTCAGGCTACCATATGCAGGAAGCAGGAGCAACTGCGGATATAGAACTCGCTTATACTTTGGCGGATGGGTTGGAATATCTACGCACAGGTATCAAGGCTGGAATGGATGTGGATAGTTTTGCTCCTCGTCTTTCCTTCTTCTGGGCAATCGGTATGAACCATTTTATGGAAATTGCTAAGATGAGAGCGGGAAGACTTCTCTGGGCAAAACTTGTAAAAACTTTTAATCCTAAAAATAGCAAGTCTCTCGCACTTAGAACTCATTGCCAAACTTCCGGTTGGAGTTTAACAGAACAGGATCCATTCAATAACGTAGGAAGAACTTGTATTGAGGCTCTCGCTGCTGCGCTCGGTCACACTCAGTCTTTGCATACAAACGCGCTCGACGAAGCGATCGCACTTCCTACCGACTTCTCCGCAAGGATCGCAAGAAACACTCAGATCTATTTACAAGAAGAAACGAATATCCACAGAGTTGTGGATCCTTGGGGTGGTTCCTTCTATATCGAATCTTTAACTTCTCAACTCGCAGAAAGAGCTTGGGAGCTTATCCAAGAAGTGGAAAAACTAGGCGGTATTGCAAAAGCTATCGAGACCGGAATTCCTAAAATGAGGATAGAAGAAGCCGCTGCACGTAAGCAGGCAAGGATCGACTCCGGTAGAGATGTAATTGTGGGTATTAATCGTTATCGCCCTTCTAAAGAAAATCCTTTGGATATTCTGGATATCGATAATACTGCGGTGAGAGAATCTCAGATCCGTAAACTAAATGAACTCAAAAAAAACCGAGACAATGCCGCAGTGAGTGCAGCATTAGAAGCAATTACTGAATGTGCTAAAACAGGGAATGGAAACCTGCTTGCACTTGCTGTAGATGCAGCTAGAAAAAGGGCAACTCTTGGCGAGATCTCTTTCGCTATGGAGAAAATTTTCGGCAGATATAAATCCGTCACTCATATGATCAAAGGAGTGTACTCGGAGGAAATCATGGATGATCCGGATTTCAAAAAGGCAAAAGAACTCTCCGCAAAATTCGCAAAGTTAGAAGGAAGACAGCCTAGGATCATGGTCGCTAAGATGGGACAGGATGGACATGATAGAGGTGCAAAAGTAATCTCAACAAGCTTTGCAGATATGGGATTCGACGTCGATATAGGCCCTCTATTCCAAACTCCTGGAGAAGCAGCAAAACAAGCCATCGAGAACGACGTGCATGTCCTAGGAGTTTCAAGCCTCGCAGCAGGTCATAAAACCTTAGTTCCTCAGGTGATCCAAGAACTCAAAAAACTAGGAAGAGAAGATATCCTAGTCATCGCAGGTGGAGTAATTCCTCAGCAAGATTATGATTTCTTGTATAAGTCTGGAGTGAACGGCATTTTCGGACCTGGAACTAAGATCTCCAAAGCAGGCGCAGAAATCCTAGAACTTCTGATCAAGAGTGTAGAAGGTTAAGCTTACTATGCCCGAGACCGAGGGAAAAGAAGAAGCCCAAATCCGAGGCTCTATCAAAAAGAAGAGCCTTCCGGATGCCGAAACTTTTTCCCAAGGAATTCTATCTGGAAATATAGTTCTATTAAGTAGAGCAATCACTTTAGTAGAGAGCACCCTACCTTCTCACCAAGAATTGGCGGAAGCTATATTAGAAAAATGTTTACCTCATTCCGGCAAAAGTATCCGAGTCGGTATCACTGGTATTCCAGGTGTAGGTAAAAGTACATTTATCGAATCCTTCGGAAATCATCTGATCGAACAAGGTAGAAAGATCGCAGTACTTGCAGTAGATCCTACATCACAATTATCTAAAGGATCCATTTTGGGGGACAAAACCAGAATGGAAATTCTTTCCCGTAAAAAAGAAGCATTCATCCGTCCTTCTCCCTCCGGAGATTCTTTAGGTGGGGTCGCACGTAAAACTAGGGAGACAATCTTCTTATGCGAGGCCGCAGGTTTTGATACCATACTTGTGGAGACCGTTGGCGTTGGACAATCGGAGACGGCGGTCAATTCCATGGTGGATATATTCCTTCTTCTTTTAATAGCTGGAGCAGGAGACGAATTGCAAGGGATCAAACGTGGGATCATGGAAATGGCGGACCTGATCGCAATTACCAAAGCGGACGGAGAAAATACTGCTAGAGCGAATCGTGCAAAAGCAGAAACAATTTCCGCAGTTCACTTTCTTCCTGCTCATGAATCAGGTATCAAAACAGAAGTTAGAACGTGCTCGGCGGTTACTGGAGAAGGGATTTCCGAGATCTGGACTGAAATTTTAAACTTCATACAAGCTATCAAAGACAAAGGTTACCTAGATAAAAAAAGAAAAGAACAGGCCAAACACTGGTTACATGAATCTGTTCAATCTATGTTGTTAGATGATTTCTTTTCTAAGTTAGGAAATGATTTCCATAAAGCAGAAGAACTTGTAACCGAAGGACTGGCAGGCTCTTATCAAACTGCTCGTAAGCTTGTGAAATATTATAAGAACGAAGATAATAACCTGGACCAATAGGTCCAGGTTATTGAAGCCCGAGACTAACTACTTATCGATAACCTAGGTTTTGGGACGGACTATAATCAAATTTAAATATCCAGCGAAACCAAACAATCACGGTTTTGTAATATAATCCCCCTCCTAAACGATGTTTGTCCCGACCACATCACTATGATTCTGGTTCCGGATGGAATTTTTTTTCTTGGAAAATATGTCTTTTGGGAGATTGATGGTGGATACAAAAGATTGAACCTCAATCGCGAAACGCCTCCGCTCTAACAAGAAATTGATCTAGACCTGAGTCGGTTATTGGAAAAGGAAAAAACATGAAACCTCGTATTTCTGGACTAGTCTTATCGATTCTGTTAGCGATATCTACCATCTCTTGCGCAACTTCTAGCGCAGGACTTGCAACTAGCACTGTTCCTGTAGCGGATAAAAAGTATAAGGTGGTTTCTCCTGTAGAAGGTACAAAATACTGGTTCACATTCGATATCGCAATTATTGGAATTCCTTTAAGCGAACCTCCTATTGATCAATTATTAGATGAATTGAAGAAGGAAAAAGAAGCGGATGCTCTAATCAATGTCCGCTATTGGACAGATAAATCCATCTTTGTATTCTTAACTGTAAACCGTCTTCATATCTCTGCAGAAGCGATCAAATTCGAAGACGAGACCTTAGATCCCAAAAAGAAAGGCCGTTAATTCTAAAACGATATGATTCTTCTCAGATCTATCATTCTGTCTTGTTTTACAATTTTTACTATATACTCATGCTCAGGTACGTTCGACAGATCCGATGTAGGAGGCAGGGTGATTAGTACGCAACTCATTGATTCTGCTACAATCATTCGTTCCAAAGATTATATGGAGTTAGGAGTTTCGAGCGGAGAAAGTTCCGTTTTCTTTTTGTTCGGACTTATTCCTGTCACCAATCCATTAAATATGGATTATGCACTTAGTGAAGCAGTTCAAAAGATCCCGGGAGGGAAAAGTTTGATCAAGGTAAAATACTGGCAAGAGACTCACCTATTCTTTCCAGTCGGTACGATAAGTGTTTTGAAAGTTAAGGGTACAGTGATCGGCTCTCCTTCTACAACTCCGAATGAGGCGGGTAAAAGATGAAAACCCGATTATTTGTATTCTGCTTCTTTTATATTTTACTAGTTGATTGTGTTCGTGAAGATACTGTTCCGCAAGGAGATGCAAACAGCCAGATCTATGCTGCAGCAGAATATCTTTCTAAAAAATGTGGAGATCCCATCCCGGCAAATTTCCCAGCTGCAATTGGAGATGTGCAGAGAAGGAACCTAGATCTTTGTAGTATCGCTATCACTAAAGCGGACTGCCCTTTCATATCCTATCCGGCAGTTTGTCTTTGGATCTATTATGATAAACCCGCGGGAGAGATCCCTTGGTATTTGAATTTTAAAGATGTATTTGTGGATCCTAAATTGCCATGAAGTTAAAAAAAGTTCTGATCAAAATCGCTTTTCTTGCGGCAATCGCTCCATTGGATCTGTTTGCAGAAGTAACCTTTAAAGCCAGGTTATTCTCCAGACAAAAAAACCA
This region of Leptospira andrefontaineae genomic DNA includes:
- the meaB gene encoding methylmalonyl Co-A mutase-associated GTPase MeaB — protein: MPETEGKEEAQIRGSIKKKSLPDAETFSQGILSGNIVLLSRAITLVESTLPSHQELAEAILEKCLPHSGKSIRVGITGIPGVGKSTFIESFGNHLIEQGRKIAVLAVDPTSQLSKGSILGDKTRMEILSRKKEAFIRPSPSGDSLGGVARKTRETIFLCEAAGFDTILVETVGVGQSETAVNSMVDIFLLLLIAGAGDELQGIKRGIMEMADLIAITKADGENTARANRAKAETISAVHFLPAHESGIKTEVRTCSAVTGEGISEIWTEILNFIQAIKDKGYLDKKRKEQAKHWLHESVQSMLLDDFFSKLGNDFHKAEELVTEGLAGSYQTARKLVKYYKNEDNNLDQ
- a CDS encoding LIC20211 family lipoprotein, encoding MKPRISGLVLSILLAISTISCATSSAGLATSTVPVADKKYKVVSPVEGTKYWFTFDIAIIGIPLSEPPIDQLLDELKKEKEADALINVRYWTDKSIFVFLTVNRLHISAEAIKFEDETLDPKKKGR
- a CDS encoding methylmalonyl-CoA mutase family protein, which encodes MASEKLFSEFPPVSTEEWTNLIQKDLKGADFEKKLVWETQEGFKIQPFYRKENLKGKEWLLSNLPGKFPYLRSTRKLTNDWSIRQDIDTPDLKTAKELAVEAISNGVSALGLVLADVGSGRKGIQIKNEKDLAFLLEGLPLNEITLHFVAEEKSPELYSWLPKNQTLVGGLGYDPYRILARQGHSGGHGPETLKPILTELASKWKNFRALTVHSSTFRDSGSTIVQELAYTLALGSEYLYRLGELGVSPEVVNSQTIFQFTIGPDYFLEIAKFRAARTLWAEIFSSYSSDKGEASLPFIEAETARYNYGIYDLHNNILRGTTEAISAAIGGAEVINVLPFDHLLQPADSFSLRIARNVQLLLKHESYLDKVADPSSGSYYIETITDQITEQAWKLFTEVEKDGGFLECLKSGKIQSSILESRKKKEENYSTRKEIFLGTNQYPNSKDKIQNKDLNKNIKSPSLSSTPNELKVTALPEFFAGDAIEEIRMKTENYETKNKTSVKVLLLPLGDLKMKKARAIFSLNFLGCAGFNVIDPGSYETSEEAIAGIQKENPQMIVFCSSDEEVTSYVKDILPKLKSKPLAYVAGYPKEILPELESAGVNGFLHVRSNLLETLSDLQKRLGIQ
- the scpA gene encoding methylmalonyl-CoA mutase, which encodes MKRPTFSPNRTPATGDTKFESWSKEALDELGLSKLEETIWNTPEKVPVKPVYVPKDVESLEHLDYAAGIPPFLRGPYSTMYVQQPWTIRQYAGFSTAEESNAFYRRNLAAGQKGLSVAFDLATHRGYDSDHERVLGDVGKAGVAIDSVLDMKILFDQIPLDQMSVSMTMNGAVIPTLAFYIVAAEEQGVKPEQLSGTIQNDILKEFMVRNTYIYPPEPSMRIIADIFKYTTDFMPKFNSISISGYHMQEAGATADIELAYTLADGLEYLRTGIKAGMDVDSFAPRLSFFWAIGMNHFMEIAKMRAGRLLWAKLVKTFNPKNSKSLALRTHCQTSGWSLTEQDPFNNVGRTCIEALAAALGHTQSLHTNALDEAIALPTDFSARIARNTQIYLQEETNIHRVVDPWGGSFYIESLTSQLAERAWELIQEVEKLGGIAKAIETGIPKMRIEEAAARKQARIDSGRDVIVGINRYRPSKENPLDILDIDNTAVRESQIRKLNELKKNRDNAAVSAALEAITECAKTGNGNLLALAVDAARKRATLGEISFAMEKIFGRYKSVTHMIKGVYSEEIMDDPDFKKAKELSAKFAKLEGRQPRIMVAKMGQDGHDRGAKVISTSFADMGFDVDIGPLFQTPGEAAKQAIENDVHVLGVSSLAAGHKTLVPQVIQELKKLGREDILVIAGGVIPQQDYDFLYKSGVNGIFGPGTKISKAGAEILELLIKSVEG
- a CDS encoding TerC/Alx family metal homeostasis membrane protein, whose amino-acid sequence is MISFSQKDSTLFLIFSVVVGLLIYLDLFVMNKRAHKLSLRESGYWTLFWVTLAFSFSLLVYIFHEDPTNPGLAKQKTLEFLAGYLLEYSLSVDNLFVFIMIFAKFRIQSQYQPMILKWGIIGALIFRAAMIFSGAELVSRFEWILYIFGFLLLYSAWKMFFHDEEEDFDPEEMKLLKYARKILPMSKTFHPEKFLVKEHGKTLFTSTFLILIVVEFSDILFAIDSIPAIFSITQDSFIIYTSNVFAILGLRSLFFLLGGVMELFVHLKKGVSLLLAFVGVKLLLPAFSGYVFGRVIHVSIEISLVVIVGTLTLSILASIPHYLKTKKEGA